The sequence below is a genomic window from Fusobacterium varium.
CAATTTAACTCTGATATACTCTCTTGAAGTTGAGCAACATTGTAGTCCCCTCTTCTTATATTTATTTGTGGAGTTTCTCTTATCTCCCATAAATTCATAATATCTTCATGTATACCACGCCAATCATCTTTAAAAAGATGCAACACTCTTATTCCAATAAGATCTGTTACAATTTTTTTATATGTTTCAACAGAAATCCCTCTATCAACATATTTTTTTCCTTTACGGATAATTTTTTCAATAAGATGTTCTGGTTTTTTAACTCTTCTTCTTACAGAATGCACATTATTTCCATCAATTAATTTTGAAACTATATGTTCTGCCTCTTTTTCTAAATAAGGAACAAGAGCTATATAATCTTCATATATTTTTAGTAATTCTTCCCAAACTAGTCCTGTTGATTCAAAGTATTTTTCATCAATAGAAAACCTTTTAAAGAACTGTTCTTTATCTAAAATATCAGACATTTTTCACCTCTTTAATTAAATTTTTCTACTTTTTTTAAAGATATTTCAACTGCTCTTCTATAACCACATATTTCATTATCTTTTGTAAATTCTCTTTCACTAACTTCAGATTTAACCTTTATAATCTCTTTTATATCAAAATTAATTCCTTTAAAGTCTAATTTATGAATTCTTTCAAAAGTTAGATTATCTCCAGCTTGAATATCAAAGTCATTCTTTAGTCTAAAATTAATCCAACTATCAATTTTTTTACCTTCTAAAATAGCTTCAGTTAAAAAAACTTCATAGAAACTATTAGTTACCTCTGCAAAATTCTTTTCTCTATTTAAAGAAAATGAGTTCACTATATTTTTATATGAATTTGCTAACTCTTGTAATAGATTAAATTTATATACCTCTATTCTATTTTCAAAAGTTATATCTCCAACTAATTTTTTAAATTTAAACTCTATTTTTGCTCCACTAAATATCTCTTTGAAAATATTTATAACTTCTATGAAACGAGAGTTTTTTATTTTATTAAAAATCTCATATTTATAGAAATCTCCATTTTTTACAAGAGTTTCTCCATTTAAAAGATCTATACTTAAAGCTACTTTAAATTCTCTTGTTTTTATCTCTAAAAGTTTAAATTTATCGTAAACTAAAATTTTTAGAGAGGTATTATTTAAAAGAGTTTCTCCTATTTTTATTGCTGAAGTTCCTATACTTATAACCTCATTAAAAGATAGTTCATTAGAGAAATTAGAATAAGAAATAGGAAAATTATTTAGGTGTAGAGAAGTATATTGTATTTCTAATCCGCTTTCAACTAACCTTACATCATCATTATCAGTTAAGATTGTAATATCTTTAGGATCTCTTTTCTCCTCTAAATTTT
It includes:
- a CDS encoding GTP pyrophosphokinase, producing the protein MSDILDKEQFFKRFSIDEKYFESTGLVWEELLKIYEDYIALVPYLEKEAEHIVSKLIDGNNVHSVRRRVKKPEHLIEKIIRKGKKYVDRGISVETYKKIVTDLIGIRVLHLFKDDWRGIHEDIMNLWEIRETPQINIRRGDYNVAQLQESISELNCEIVVRDHGYRSVHYLIGIPVTRKDEILVEIQVRTVFEEAWSEIDHLMRYPYDVDNPIITEYLGIFNRIVGSADEMGTFIKKMKSQFSLHNDKECPPRELDNKFK